From a region of the Triticum aestivum cultivar Chinese Spring chromosome 7D, IWGSC CS RefSeq v2.1, whole genome shotgun sequence genome:
- the LOC123166690 gene encoding exopolygalacturonase, translating to MAFRNVAMRVLLLLAVVSATYAAKGKAEKESADGPAASGPGGEYDITKLGAKPDGTTDCTEALEEAWASACGSTGNPTIIIPKGDFLTGALNFTGPCKGDGLTIKLEGNLLASNDLAKFKSNWIEIMRVKKLSITGKGNIDGQGKAVWTKNSCQKNYNCKILPNSLVLDFCDDVLIEGISIINSKFFHMNIFQCNGVTVKDVKVTAPGDSPNTDGIHMGDSSNVSIIDTTIGVGDDCISMGPGTTKVNISGVTCGPGHGISIGSLGRYKDEKDVTDITVKNCVLKGSSNGLRIKSYEDAKSPLIASKITYENIKMEDSGNPIIIDQKYCPNKLCTSKGDADRVTVKDVSFKNITGTSSTPEAVSLLCSEKEPCEGITMSDVKIEYSGTNNKTMAVCTHAKVTATGVDKANTCAA from the exons ATGGCGTTCAGGAACGTTGCGATGAGAGTCTTGTTGCTCCTGGCGGTGGTGAGCGCGACATATGCCGCCAAAGGCAAGGCGGAGAAGGAGAGCGCTGATGGTCCGGCGGCGTCCGGTCCGGGCGGGGAGTACGACATCACCAAGCTCGGCGCCAAGCCCGACGGCACAACGGACTGCACCGAG GCGTTGGAGGAGGCATGGGCTTCGGCATGCGGTAGCACCGGGAACCCGACCATCATCATCCCCAAGGGTGATTTCCTGACTGGAGCTCTGAATTTCACGGGGCCGTGCAAGGGCGACGGACTCACCATCAAGCTGGAAGGCAACCTGCTAGCTTCCAACGACCTGGCCAAGTTCAAGTCTAACTGGATCGAGATCATGCGCGTGAAGAAGCTCTCCATCACCGGCAAAGGCAACATCGACGGTCAGGGCAAGGCCGTCTGGACCAAAAACAGCTGCCAAAAGAACTACAACTGCAAGATATTGCCAAAC tcgcTGGTGCTGGACTTCTGCGACGACGTGCTCATCGAAGGCATCTCTATCATCAATTCCAAGTTCTTCCACATGAACATCTTCCAGTGCAATGGCGTGACCGTCAAGGACGTGAAGGTGACCGCGCCCGGGGACAGCCCCAACACCGACGGCATCCACATGGGCGACTCGTCCAATGTCAGCATCATCGACACCACCATCGGCGTTGGCGACGACTGCATCTCCATGGGCCCCGGCACCACAAAAGTCAACATCAGCGGCGTGACCTGCGGCCCAGGCCATGGCATCAGCATTGGTAGCCTCGGGAGGTACAAGGACGAGAAGGACGTGACCGACATCACCGTCAAGAACTGCGTGCTCAAGGGCTCCAGCAACGGCCTCCGCATCAAGTCGTACGAGGACGCCAAGTCGCCCCTCATAGCATCCAAGATCACCTACGAGAACATCAAGATGGAGGACTCGGGCAACCCCATCATCATCGACCAGAAGTACTGCCCCAACAAACTTTGCACCTCTAAGGGCGACGCCGACAGGGTCACCGTCAAGGACGTTTCGTTCAAAAACATCACCGGTACCTCCTCCACCCCCGAGGCCGTCAGCCTGCTCTGCTCCGAGAAGGAGCCCTGCGAAGGCATCACAATGTCCGACGTCAAGATCGAGTACTCCGGCACGAACAACAAGACCATGGCTGTCTGCACCCACGCCAAGGTCACCGCCACGGGAGTCGACAAGGCCAACACATGCGCGGCATGA